A single genomic interval of Campylobacter anatolicus harbors:
- a CDS encoding superoxide dismutase family protein — protein MKKLVLLSALVATMLFAHDGHFDPKAGKHVVISMEQLSLEGNKAVGEVVAVDTNYGVAFFPNLKGLETGAHGFHVHTNPDCGSTEKGVGMKAGGHWDPTDTKKHSFSWDDNGHKGDLPALYVDADGNAVYPVLAPKIKSVDELKGHSLMIHVGGDNHSDHPKPLGGGGARMVCGVIN, from the coding sequence ATGAAAAAACTAGTTTTATTAAGTGCACTTGTTGCAACTATGCTTTTTGCACACGATGGGCACTTTGACCCAAAAGCTGGTAAACACGTGGTTATTTCTATGGAGCAACTAAGCCTGGAAGGCAACAAAGCTGTTGGTGAAGTTGTAGCCGTTGATACAAACTATGGTGTTGCATTTTTCCCAAATTTAAAAGGTCTTGAAACTGGTGCTCACGGATTTCACGTACATACTAACCCTGATTGTGGCTCAACTGAGAAGGGTGTAGGTATGAAAGCTGGCGGACACTGGGATCCAACTGATACCAAAAAGCACTCATTTTCTTGGGATGACAACGGACATAAAGGTGATTTACCGGCACTTTACGTAGACGCTGATGGTAACGCTGTTTATCCTGTTTTAGCTCCAAAGATTAAGAGTGTTGATGAGTTAAAAGGACATTCGCTAATGATACACGTTGGTGGCGATAACCATAGTGATCATCCAAAGCCACTAGGTGGTGGCGGTGCCAGAATGGTTTGTGGCGTAATAAATTGA
- a CDS encoding TIGR02757 family protein: MLKEILDAYVLEKNTSTALFDAPDPLQVATKFKDPFISLICALFAYGNAKLIVKFLNSLDFTLLDESEDFIVKILKTHKYRFQTCEDVRQIFITLSRLKNSADICDIVKSGFERDGKMIDGINDLIKFIYSLNDYRSDGYEFFFGRDFKNAPISPYKRYNMYLRWMVRDSDIDLNLFKTLPKSELLMPLDVHTHRVSLNLGLINRKSYDFKAVLELTQKLREYDPKDPIKYDFALYRIGQSGELDRVRKMLNL, from the coding sequence ATGCTTAAAGAAATTTTAGATGCTTACGTGCTGGAGAAAAATACCAGCACAGCACTATTTGATGCACCAGATCCACTGCAAGTTGCTACTAAATTTAAAGACCCATTTATCTCGCTTATATGTGCATTATTTGCTTACGGTAACGCTAAGCTTATAGTTAAATTTTTAAACTCTCTTGATTTTACTTTGCTTGATGAGAGTGAAGATTTTATTGTTAAAATTTTAAAAACTCATAAATACCGCTTTCAAACTTGCGAAGATGTAAGGCAGATTTTCATTACTCTTTCACGGTTAAAAAATAGTGCAGATATATGTGATATTGTAAAAAGCGGCTTTGAGCGAGATGGCAAGATGATAGATGGGATAAATGACCTTATTAAATTTATTTACTCGCTAAATGATTATCGCTCGGACGGATATGAATTTTTCTTTGGTAGAGATTTTAAAAACGCTCCAATATCGCCCTATAAACGTTATAATATGTATCTAAGATGGATGGTACGAGATAGTGATATTGATCTAAATTTGTTTAAAACATTGCCAAAGAGTGAGTTGCTTATGCCGCTTGATGTACATACACATAGAGTTTCACTAAATTTAGGCTTGATAAATCGTAAAAGTTACGACTTCAAAGCAGTTTTAGAACTAACACAAAAGCTACGTGAATATGATCCAAAAGACCCTATAAAATACGATTTTGCACTCTATCGCATAGGTCAAAGCGGTGAGCTTGATCGTGTGCGTAAAATGCTAAATTTATAA
- the flgK gene encoding flagellar hook-associated protein FlgK — protein MANIFMSLNTGVSGLNAAQLQISTTGNNISNADSSYYTRQRVVQSASMAMNTVSGGVGTGTQVDTIKRIHDEFVYSRLKNASSNLENTEYKQRILQEIAQNFPDLDDKGLIKDIQNYFGAWNDFASNPDEASQKINLINLTSVMTSRLNESAKTLSSLQKNVDETIRINVEEINDKIKQIANINKEIQRVEAGADAGIKINANDLRDKRDELELALSKLVNISSFKSDLRSDATVDTGITDQGRYYTLNIGGVSVVDGINYHKLSLDTKDNNGFTKIYYEREDGKRIPMEDKITNGKIGATLDLRGRNYDPSTQKFSDGMIQKYIDNLDTFAQTLIVNTNNIYSKSAVEISSSNDFSYLEDDKTLRNFSNVIQDGSFDVIVYDNQGKEIARKTINVNGTTTMNDTTYGNSIVDDFNSNTDDNNDNNMTNDVNDYFTASYYYDKQKNIGNFSIIPKQLQGQYSIALVDKGTNFPGVIGTNRFFNGTNASNININNDFTQDHTKLRAYSTPIVGNNKVANEMLQLQYKKVTFYSNGIALNRDETIEGYYRYLTTNIASDTESNNITNDTNTSLQKTAQSEFQSISGVDTNEELTNLIRFQASYGASAKIITTVDEMLDTLLSLKR, from the coding sequence ATGGCAAATATCTTTATGTCTTTAAATACTGGTGTCTCTGGACTAAATGCCGCACAGCTACAGATAAGCACAACTGGAAATAATATTTCAAACGCAGATAGCTCATATTATACAAGACAGCGTGTTGTCCAGTCTGCGTCTATGGCTATGAATACAGTTTCAGGTGGCGTCGGCACTGGCACACAAGTAGATACCATAAAACGCATACATGATGAGTTTGTCTATTCAAGATTAAAAAATGCTTCATCAAATTTAGAAAATACCGAATATAAACAACGCATACTTCAGGAGATAGCACAAAATTTTCCAGACCTAGATGACAAAGGATTAATAAAAGATATACAAAATTACTTTGGTGCGTGGAACGACTTTGCCTCTAATCCAGACGAAGCATCACAAAAGATAAATTTAATAAATTTAACTAGCGTTATGACATCAAGACTGAATGAATCAGCAAAAACACTATCATCTTTACAAAAAAACGTAGATGAGACGATACGGATAAATGTTGAAGAGATCAATGACAAGATAAAACAGATCGCAAACATAAACAAGGAGATTCAACGCGTCGAAGCTGGGGCGGATGCAGGCATAAAGATAAATGCCAATGATCTTAGAGATAAACGCGATGAATTAGAACTTGCACTATCAAAACTTGTAAATATTTCATCTTTTAAAAGTGATCTTAGAAGCGACGCTACAGTCGATACTGGTATAACCGATCAAGGTAGATACTATACTTTAAATATAGGTGGCGTAAGTGTTGTTGATGGGATAAACTATCATAAACTTTCGCTAGATACTAAAGATAATAATGGCTTTACTAAAATTTATTATGAGCGTGAAGATGGCAAACGCATACCAATGGAGGATAAGATAACAAATGGCAAGATCGGTGCAACACTTGATCTTCGCGGTCGTAACTATGACCCTAGCACACAAAAATTTAGCGATGGAATGATACAAAAATATATAGATAATCTTGATACTTTCGCTCAAACTTTGATAGTAAATACAAATAATATCTACTCAAAATCAGCTGTAGAAATTTCATCTAGTAATGATTTTAGTTATCTTGAAGATGATAAAACGCTTAGAAATTTTAGCAATGTTATCCAAGATGGTAGTTTTGATGTCATTGTCTATGATAATCAAGGCAAAGAGATCGCTCGTAAAACAATAAATGTAAATGGCACAACTACGATGAATGACACTACATACGGCAACTCTATTGTTGATGATTTTAATTCAAATACTGATGATAATAATGACAACAATATGACAAATGACGTTAATGACTATTTTACCGCATCGTATTATTATGATAAACAAAAAAATATCGGTAATTTTAGCATAATCCCAAAGCAACTGCAGGGGCAATACAGCATAGCATTAGTTGATAAAGGCACAAATTTTCCAGGAGTTATCGGTACTAATAGATTTTTCAATGGTACAAATGCTAGCAACATAAATATAAATAACGACTTTACTCAAGATCATACAAAACTACGTGCCTACTCGACACCTATAGTGGGTAATAATAAAGTAGCAAATGAGATGTTGCAACTTCAGTATAAAAAGGTTACATTTTATTCAAATGGCATAGCACTAAATCGTGACGAGACGATCGAGGGGTATTATCGCTATCTTACGACTAATATCGCAAGCGATACAGAGTCAAACAACATAACAAACGATACAAATACATCACTTCAAAAAACCGCTCAATCGGAATTTCAGTCTATTAGTGGCGTTGACACAAATGAAGAGCTTACAAATTTGATACGTTTTCAAGCAAGTTATGGAGCGTCTGCAAAGATCATCACAACCGTTGATGAGATGCTTGATACTCTGCTTTCGCTAAAAAGATAA
- a CDS encoding flagellar export chaperone FlgN produces MLKRYLDKAICEIDALIEITTQDIENIKQAKHSAVDESVKKKNALVKEFEATKKALDAELVRVSKENNTTTFTDVLDDEIKDKLVLMRSKLETLYAKNKEYAKHVVAVKGFFDSLSKKIFGESVSEYGSIDKNNIYKSRV; encoded by the coding sequence ATGTTAAAGAGATATTTGGACAAAGCCATATGCGAGATAGACGCTCTTATAGAGATAACTACGCAAGATATAGAAAATATCAAACAAGCTAAGCATTCAGCTGTTGACGAGAGCGTAAAAAAGAAAAATGCTTTGGTTAAAGAATTTGAAGCGACTAAAAAGGCACTTGATGCAGAGCTAGTTCGTGTATCAAAAGAGAATAACACCACTACGTTTACTGATGTGCTAGATGATGAGATAAAGGATAAACTTGTATTAATGCGTTCAAAGCTCGAAACATTATACGCTAAAAATAAAGAGTATGCAAAACACGTTGTAGCCGTAAAAGGATTTTTTGATTCTCTTAGTAAAAAGATCTTTGGTGAAAGTGTTAGCGAATATGGCTCAATTGATAAGAATAATATATATAAATCAAGGGTTTAA
- a CDS encoding flagellar biosynthesis anti-sigma factor FlgM — translation MISSISSQSSIQSNTFGKSNVKKEPKISASEIKVNDKFSAIKSAIQNGTYEIDISKTAKAVAEVIA, via the coding sequence ATGATAAGCTCAATAAGCTCACAATCAAGTATTCAGTCAAATACATTTGGTAAATCAAACGTCAAAAAAGAGCCTAAAATCTCGGCTAGTGAGATTAAGGTAAACGACAAATTTAGTGCAATAAAATCAGCGATACAAAATGGTACTTACGAGATAGACATCTCAAAGACAGCAAAGGCAGTAGCTGAAGTAATTGCTTGA
- a CDS encoding rod-binding protein → MQIDNTMALNAYNAISADEIKNLKQKQDNERLREQTDAFESFMIKAVLDIALKDDEQNQLFPKAAGSDIYKSMYNDTMSRALSGGLGFSQLLYDFLKREA, encoded by the coding sequence ATGCAGATAGATAACACAATGGCGTTAAACGCATATAACGCGATCAGTGCAGACGAGATAAAAAATTTAAAACAAAAACAAGATAATGAGCGTTTACGTGAACAAACTGATGCATTTGAGTCGTTTATGATAAAAGCCGTTTTAGATATAGCTTTAAAAGATGACGAGCAAAATCAGCTCTTTCCAAAAGCGGCTGGATCTGACATATATAAGTCAATGTATAATGATACGATGAGTAGAGCGTTAAGTGGTGGACTTGGATTTTCACAACTTTTATATGATTTTTTAAAGCGAGAGGCTTAA